In Thermodesulfobacteriota bacterium, the genomic stretch AGGTCTTCAAGGCCGGGGTCATAGTGCTCGCTCCGGGCTCAAGGCCGGCGCGCCCTCCGGAGGTCCCATTCGACTCGGGCCATATCTACGACAGCGACACCATCCTTAAGCTCGACAGTATCCCGCGGAACCTTACCGTAATAGGCGGCGGCGTCATCGGCTGCGAGTACGCGTGCATCTTCGCCGCACTGGGCGTGAAGGTGAACCTCGTCGAGAAAAAGAAAAGGCTCCTCAACTTCGTGGACGAGGAGGTCGCGGAAAACCTCACCTACAGGATGAGGCACTCTGGCGTGACCATGAGGCTTGATGAAGAGGTGGTGGACATCGCTGTAGAGGCCCCGGGAAGGGTAGTGACGCGCTTGAAAAGCGGAAAGGCCCTTGCCTCCGAGAAGGTCCTTTACACTATGGGCAGGACCGGAAACTCCGACGCCCTCAACCTCGACGCGGCGGGTCTCAAGGCCGATGCAAGGGGGCTTATATCGGTCAACGAGGACTTCCAGACGGTCATTCCGCACATCTACGCCATAGGCGACGTGATAGGCTTCCCGTCGCTCGCCTCCACCTCGATGGAGCAGGGGAGGAGGGCCGTCTGCCATGCCTTCCACAAGGAGGGGATAACCTGCGAGCTTCCCGGGCTCCTGCCTTATGGCATATATACCATACCCGAGATAGCGATGGTCGGGGAGACCGAGGAGAGCCTTATGCTCAAGGGCGTGCCATACGAGACCGGCTCGGCATACTTCCACGAGGTCGCGAGGGGGCAGATAATAGGCGACACGCACGGCATGCTCAAGCTCATATTCGACAGGGAGACGAGGAGGCTTCTCGGGGTCCATATCGTCGGCGAGCGCGCAAGCGAGCTCATACACCTCGGCCAGGCGGTCATGTGCTACGGCGGGCCCATAGACTACTTCAAAGACGCGGTCTTCAATTACCCGACCCTTTCGGACGCATACAAGGAAGCGGCCCTGAACGGCCTTAACAAGCTCTGACTGGTATCCCGGTTCCCGCCTGTCCTTGACATGTCCGGGCCCCGGGGGAATACTTACCTGATAGGACGCATCCTTAACAAAAAGAACGGTGCTGAATGAGGCTCGTGAGCGACTCGGGATCTCTCGTATACATACCTGCCGGCAGGGTCAGGCTCGAGGGCGCGCTTGCCGTGCCGGACGGCGCGGAAGGCATAGTCCTTTTTGCGCACGGGAGCGGGAGTTCCCGCCACAGCCCGAGGAACAACTACGTGGCCGGGGTCCTGAGGAAAGCGGGGCTCGCTACACTCCTCATGGACCTCCTTACGAGGGACGAGGACATCGACTACGAGACCCGTTTCGACATAAACCTCCTTGCGGAAAGGCTCGACGCGGCTACGTCCTGGCTCGCTGAGGAGGACGCGACAAAGCGCCTGCGTATCGGGTACTTCGGCGCGAGCACGGGAGCTGCCGCGGCGCTAAGGAGCGCGGCAAGGGCCGGA encodes the following:
- a CDS encoding dienelactone hydrolase family protein, which gives rise to MRLVSDSGSLVYIPAGRVRLEGALAVPDGAEGIVLFAHGSGSSRHSPRNNYVAGVLRKAGLATLLMDLLTRDEDIDYETRFDINLLAERLDAATSWLAEEDATKRLRIGYFGASTGAAAALRSAARAGESIGAVVSRGGRPDLAMDALQTVKSPTLLIVGGRDDIVIELNRKAYEKITAEKEMVIVPGATHLFEEPGALEEVASLAARWFREYLKSPA
- the sthA gene encoding Si-specific NAD(P)(+) transhydrogenase produces the protein MREYDVIVVGSGPGGQKAALQAAKLGKRVVIVERSQYLGGAGIHTGTLPSKTLREMALLYSGFRERAIFGLQLIMDRDVTLNEILHRKTEVIRRQLEVVMDQFTRNRVAIAYGTASFLDSRTLEVRGEGGGGEVFKAGVIVLAPGSRPARPPEVPFDSGHIYDSDTILKLDSIPRNLTVIGGGVIGCEYACIFAALGVKVNLVEKKKRLLNFVDEEVAENLTYRMRHSGVTMRLDEEVVDIAVEAPGRVVTRLKSGKALASEKVLYTMGRTGNSDALNLDAAGLKADARGLISVNEDFQTVIPHIYAIGDVIGFPSLASTSMEQGRRAVCHAFHKEGITCELPGLLPYGIYTIPEIAMVGETEESLMLKGVPYETGSAYFHEVARGQIIGDTHGMLKLIFDRETRRLLGVHIVGERASELIHLGQAVMCYGGPIDYFKDAVFNYPTLSDAYKEAALNGLNKL